From Paenibacillus sp. PK3_47, the proteins below share one genomic window:
- a CDS encoding thiamine phosphate synthase — MAEIHWISDGKMEAARLIEIASAVHPLTDYIHLREKSMSARDLFALAEGLIRTGVPAGKLVINDRIDVALAAGAGGVQLAWHSLRPAAARAAAPGLRIGVSVHSPAEAAEAGLEGADYCLYGHVFPSACKPGQAARGLRQLREAVSSSSIPLIAVGGIRPDNAGEILQEGAAGIAVMSGIGSAADPAAAGRAYRWAADNGQRLRWHTGKGGE; from the coding sequence TTGGCAGAGATACACTGGATATCGGACGGGAAAATGGAAGCAGCCCGGTTAATTGAAATCGCTTCAGCAGTTCACCCGCTGACGGATTACATTCACTTACGCGAAAAATCAATGTCTGCACGGGATTTGTTCGCGCTGGCGGAGGGGCTAATCAGGACGGGGGTTCCTGCCGGCAAACTGGTCATCAATGACCGGATAGATGTGGCACTGGCAGCAGGTGCGGGCGGGGTCCAGCTGGCCTGGCACAGCCTGCGGCCAGCTGCGGCGCGTGCTGCCGCTCCGGGCCTGCGGATAGGCGTATCGGTGCATTCTCCCGCTGAAGCCGCAGAGGCGGGACTTGAGGGCGCAGATTACTGCCTGTACGGGCATGTATTCCCTTCAGCCTGCAAGCCCGGGCAGGCTGCACGCGGGCTGCGCCAGCTGCGCGAAGCCGTCAGCAGCAGCAGCATTCCGCTGATTGCGGTCGGCGGAATCCGGCCGGATAATGCCGGAGAGATTCTGCAGGAGGGCGCGGCAGGAATTGCCGTAATGTCCGGTATAGGCAGCGCGGCAGATCCTGCCGCTGCCGGCCGGGCATACCGGTGGGCCGCAGACAACGGCCAGCGACTAAGATGGCATACCGGCAAAGGAGGTGAGTAG
- a CDS encoding thiazole synthase → MQDPLIIGGVTLSSRLFIGTGKYSRNTLIPEVIARSGSQVITVALRRVDPQSNDNIISHIPEHMTLLPNTSGARTAEEAVRIARLARAAGLGNWVKIEVINDQKYLLPDNMETIRATEILAAEGFVVLPYMSPDLSAALRLKAAGAAAVMPLGAPIGSNRGLKTRELVRILIAEVDLPVIVDAGIGRPSEAAEAMEMGAAAVLLNTAIATARDPLGMAEAFREAVSAGRRAYLAGLGPVEEGASASSPLTGFLG, encoded by the coding sequence GTGCAAGACCCATTAATTATAGGCGGCGTTACTTTATCCAGCAGACTGTTCATCGGGACCGGCAAATACAGCCGGAACACCCTTATTCCTGAAGTGATTGCCCGCTCGGGATCACAGGTCATCACTGTTGCCCTGCGCCGGGTTGATCCGCAGAGTAACGACAATATCATCAGCCATATTCCGGAGCATATGACGCTGCTTCCCAACACTTCAGGGGCCCGCACCGCGGAAGAAGCCGTGCGGATCGCCAGGCTTGCCAGGGCGGCAGGACTCGGCAACTGGGTGAAGATTGAAGTCATTAATGATCAGAAATATTTGCTGCCGGACAATATGGAGACGATCCGGGCTACAGAGATATTGGCTGCGGAGGGGTTTGTGGTTCTGCCCTATATGAGCCCTGATCTGTCCGCTGCCCTCCGCCTTAAGGCTGCAGGGGCCGCAGCGGTAATGCCGCTGGGTGCACCCATCGGATCAAACCGCGGCTTAAAGACCAGGGAGCTTGTGCGGATTCTTATCGCGGAGGTGGATCTTCCGGTTATTGTCGATGCGGGCATAGGCAGACCGTCGGAGGCGGCAGAGGCGATGGAGATGGGTGCCGCTGCGGTGCTGCTGAACACAGCCATTGCTACTGCACGGGATCCGCTGGGGATGGCTGAAGCTTTTCGTGAGGCGGTATCTGCAGGACGCAGGGCTTATCTGGCTGGTCTGGGTCCTGTGGAGGAAGGTGCCTCAGCTTCTTCGCCGTTAACAGGATTCCTGGGATGA
- a CDS encoding ATP-binding protein has product MKPFRIRLTIILIVLIGISMLGAGITMAKLFKDSHISALEENMSREIKLLSGTFQFIEMDSPEAVSYYTEHAKRIAELTNSRVTFITREGVVIGDSEKNPLEMDNHSNREEEIIAAKEGVGRAIRYSDTLDTQMLYVAGAVNSGNGFDGYIRLSMELNAISEGLNRAWMIMAGGLVFLFIAATFVSYKVAQSMTSPLEQITRVARRITDLDYDARVPIQRKDEVGQLAKAINAMADSLQAQLKTIRDNEDLLQSVLDNMTGGIVMINAEGEIALLNRASERLLDVKNSEMTGLSYKELKHHYELTRLIDEGVSRMEPIHEERIIYNPAERIVRLDGVPMMQDGSYRGMLFLLQEVTEIRRLERMRSEFVANVSHELKTPVAAVKGFAETLLGGGVTDEKTARSFLQIIYDENERLNRLIGDILELSKIESKRVQLDCSPVHLVEFLDSVMGTLSKVAEKKKISLSAEVPEELFVEGDEDKLRQIFMNLLSNAINYTHDGGSVRVTAANSHKADGTETVVFTVSDTGMGIPRKDLPRIFERFYRVDKARSRSSGGTGLGLSIVKHLVELHRGSITVESDLGIGSSFILELPLLQEHEE; this is encoded by the coding sequence ATGAAACCGTTTCGCATCCGTCTTACTATCATATTGATCGTCCTGATTGGAATTTCCATGCTGGGGGCGGGCATTACGATGGCCAAGCTCTTTAAGGATTCCCATATTTCCGCTCTGGAAGAGAACATGTCCCGGGAAATAAAATTGCTCTCCGGCACTTTTCAGTTTATTGAAATGGACAGCCCGGAGGCGGTCAGCTATTATACCGAGCACGCTAAACGTATCGCTGAGCTGACGAATTCACGGGTCACTTTCATTACCAGAGAAGGAGTGGTTATTGGAGATTCGGAGAAAAATCCGCTCGAAATGGACAATCACTCTAACCGTGAGGAAGAGATTATAGCAGCAAAAGAAGGGGTCGGCCGGGCGATCCGCTACAGCGATACCCTGGACACACAAATGCTTTATGTAGCAGGCGCCGTAAATTCGGGGAATGGATTTGACGGCTATATCCGTCTGTCTATGGAGCTGAATGCCATCTCGGAGGGGCTGAACCGGGCCTGGATGATTATGGCCGGCGGGCTGGTGTTCCTGTTCATTGCGGCAACCTTTGTCAGTTATAAAGTGGCCCAGAGCATGACTTCCCCGCTGGAGCAGATTACCCGGGTGGCCCGGCGGATTACCGATCTGGATTATGATGCAAGAGTGCCGATCCAGCGCAAGGATGAGGTCGGACAGCTTGCCAAAGCGATCAATGCGATGGCTGACAGCCTGCAGGCCCAGCTCAAGACGATCCGGGACAATGAAGATTTGCTGCAGAGCGTCCTCGACAATATGACCGGAGGCATTGTGATGATTAATGCGGAAGGCGAGATTGCGCTTCTCAACAGGGCTTCTGAACGCCTGCTGGATGTGAAGAACAGTGAGATGACAGGTCTTTCCTATAAGGAGCTTAAGCATCACTATGAACTGACGCGGCTGATTGACGAGGGTGTATCGCGCATGGAGCCGATCCATGAAGAGCGGATTATCTATAATCCGGCAGAACGGATTGTGCGGCTAGACGGTGTTCCGATGATGCAGGACGGGTCGTACCGGGGCATGCTGTTCCTGCTGCAGGAAGTGACGGAAATCCGCCGCCTGGAGCGGATGCGCAGTGAATTTGTAGCCAATGTATCGCATGAGCTGAAAACGCCGGTTGCTGCCGTCAAAGGCTTTGCCGAGACGCTGCTTGGCGGCGGAGTTACGGACGAGAAGACCGCGCGGTCTTTTCTGCAGATTATATACGATGAGAATGAGCGGCTGAACCGGCTGATCGGGGACATTCTGGAATTATCCAAAATCGAATCCAAACGCGTGCAGCTCGACTGCTCACCGGTTCATCTGGTGGAATTCCTGGATTCCGTTATGGGCACACTCAGCAAGGTAGCGGAGAAAAAGAAGATTTCACTGAGCGCCGAAGTGCCTGAAGAACTGTTCGTGGAAGGGGACGAGGACAAGCTGCGCCAGATCTTTATGAACCTCCTCTCCAATGCGATTAATTATACCCATGACGGGGGAAGTGTCAGGGTTACTGCTGCCAACAGCCACAAGGCGGACGGGACGGAAACCGTCGTCTTTACTGTCAGTGATACCGGGATGGGGATTCCCCGCAAAGACCTTCCGCGGATCTTCGAACGGTTCTACCGGGTGGATAAGGCCAGATCGAGAAGCTCCGGCGGAACGGGACTGGGCCTGTCTATCGTAAAACATCTCGTCGAACTGCACCGCGGCTCCATTACGGTGGAGAGTGATCTGGGCATCGGAAGCTCATTTATTCTGGAGCTGCCGCTGCTTCAGGAGCATGAAGAATAG
- a CDS encoding SDR family oxidoreductase, translating into MPDNKESQKTLPPQEQERQPGIESQMHPLPEYESSTYKAAGKLLGKAALITGGDSGIGRAVAVYFAKEGADVVISYLDEHSDAEETKRQVEQEGRKCILIPGDIGVEAFCQDLINKTVEGLGKLDILINNAAEQHPQDKIEDITSEQLERTFRTNIFSMFYLTKAAMPHLKKGSTIINTTSITAYRGSPQLLDYSSTKGAILSFTRALSMNLAEKGIRVNAVAPGPIWTPLIPSTFDAEKVSEFGATQPMKRPGQPEELAPAYVYLASDDSSYVSGQVIHVNGGEIING; encoded by the coding sequence ATGCCAGACAACAAAGAATCCCAAAAAACACTGCCTCCCCAGGAACAGGAGCGTCAGCCCGGAATCGAGAGCCAGATGCACCCGCTGCCCGAGTATGAATCTTCTACCTATAAAGCAGCAGGCAAGCTCCTGGGAAAAGCAGCGCTGATTACAGGAGGAGACAGCGGAATCGGACGGGCTGTCGCCGTTTATTTTGCCAAAGAGGGCGCAGATGTCGTCATTTCTTATCTGGACGAGCATTCTGATGCAGAGGAGACGAAACGCCAGGTGGAGCAGGAAGGGCGCAAATGCATCCTGATCCCCGGGGATATTGGTGTAGAAGCATTCTGCCAGGACTTGATTAACAAAACCGTGGAAGGCCTCGGCAAGCTGGACATCCTGATCAACAATGCGGCTGAGCAGCATCCGCAGGATAAGATCGAGGATATTACCTCCGAACAGCTAGAGCGGACATTCCGTACGAATATTTTCTCCATGTTCTATTTGACCAAAGCGGCAATGCCGCATCTGAAAAAAGGTTCTACCATCATCAACACGACGTCTATTACCGCTTACCGCGGCAGCCCGCAGCTGCTGGACTATTCGTCCACCAAAGGTGCGATTCTCAGCTTTACGCGCGCTCTGTCGATGAATCTGGCTGAGAAGGGCATCCGCGTCAATGCGGTAGCGCCGGGTCCAATCTGGACACCGCTGATCCCGTCCACTTTTGATGCGGAGAAGGTCAGCGAATTTGGTGCAACCCAGCCGATGAAACGTCCGGGACAGCCGGAAGAGCTGGCACCTGCCTATGTCTATCTGGCTTCTGATGATTCATCCTATGTCAGCGGTCAGGTTATCCACGTGAACGGCGGCGAGATTATTAACGGTTAA
- the thiH gene encoding 2-iminoacetate synthase ThiH, translating to MSFYDTLARLTQLPFDGLLKQYTSADVRRAVQAEQLDEEALLALLSPAAEPYLEEMAQKAQRLTRSHFGHVMQLFTPMYLADFCVNHCTYCSFSSIYDFPRKKLTIEEVRKEAEIIAATGLRHLLILTGESRKESPAAYVKECAEVLREYFASVSIEVNPLSTAEYKELVQAGVDGLTLYQEVYHQDTYSKLHVKGPKRVYRNRLDAPERGCQAGFRSVNIGALLGMYDWRQEAFMTAVHARYLQDKYPDCEIGLSIPRFRPYLGQFNPESDVTDRALVQIILAYRLFLPRAGISLSTREAPALRDQLVHLGITKMSAGVSTEVGGHTMEGGTPQFEISDNRSVQEITDMLYQKGLQPVFKDWDILV from the coding sequence ATGAGCTTTTATGATACACTGGCCCGGCTTACACAATTGCCTTTTGACGGGTTACTGAAGCAGTATACTTCTGCTGATGTAAGAAGGGCTGTCCAGGCTGAGCAACTTGATGAAGAAGCTCTGCTGGCCTTGTTATCACCGGCAGCAGAGCCTTATCTGGAGGAGATGGCGCAAAAGGCACAGAGGCTGACCCGCAGCCACTTTGGCCACGTCATGCAGTTATTCACCCCGATGTATCTGGCTGATTTTTGTGTGAACCACTGCACGTACTGCAGCTTCAGCTCCATTTATGATTTTCCGCGCAAAAAGCTGACGATTGAAGAGGTCCGGAAGGAAGCGGAAATTATCGCTGCAACAGGCTTGCGTCATCTTCTGATTCTTACGGGAGAATCGCGAAAGGAAAGCCCGGCAGCTTACGTTAAGGAATGTGCAGAGGTTCTCCGCGAATATTTTGCCTCGGTCAGTATTGAGGTGAACCCGCTCTCTACTGCAGAATATAAGGAGCTTGTACAGGCTGGTGTAGATGGCTTGACCTTGTACCAGGAGGTGTATCATCAGGATACATACAGCAAACTGCATGTGAAGGGGCCGAAAAGAGTATACCGCAACCGCCTGGATGCACCGGAACGCGGCTGTCAGGCAGGCTTCCGCTCCGTTAACATCGGCGCCCTGCTGGGTATGTATGACTGGCGCCAGGAAGCCTTTATGACGGCGGTCCATGCCCGCTATCTGCAGGACAAGTATCCCGATTGCGAAATCGGCCTCTCCATTCCCCGGTTCCGTCCGTACTTGGGGCAGTTCAATCCGGAGAGTGATGTAACCGACCGTGCGCTGGTACAGATTATTTTGGCTTACCGGCTGTTCCTGCCCCGGGCCGGGATTTCGTTATCTACCCGGGAGGCGCCTGCCCTGCGCGATCAGCTTGTCCATCTGGGCATCACCAAGATGTCGGCAGGCGTGTCTACCGAGGTTGGCGGACATACCATGGAAGGCGGAACGCCGCAGTTCGAAATATCCGATAACCGCTCGGTGCAGGAGATTACGGACATGCTGTATCAAAAAGGCCTGCAGCCGGTCTTTAAGGATTGGGATATCCTGGTCTGA
- a CDS encoding NUDIX domain-containing protein — MPKNTRSIIVAVKGIIINQGKILIVQRASGDSIGAGTWECAGGKIDFGEGLETALAREILEETGLAVTVDRLLYASSFLTDPARQVVILTYLCRSDEYAVSLSEEHSDYQWCTKLELRQMLPGGILADFEQSRVFELEELL; from the coding sequence ATGCCCAAAAATACACGGAGCATTATCGTTGCCGTTAAAGGCATCATCATTAATCAGGGGAAAATACTGATTGTCCAGCGGGCCTCAGGCGATTCCATCGGGGCTGGAACCTGGGAATGTGCGGGCGGAAAAATAGACTTCGGGGAAGGGCTGGAAACCGCGCTGGCGAGAGAAATCCTGGAGGAGACCGGGCTTGCAGTCACTGTAGACAGACTTTTATATGCTTCATCTTTTTTGACGGATCCGGCAAGGCAGGTGGTCATCCTCACTTATTTATGCAGAAGCGATGAATATGCGGTCAGTCTGTCTGAAGAGCACTCTGACTACCAGTGGTGCACCAAGCTTGAACTGCGGCAAATGCTGCCTGGAGGCATTCTGGCGGATTTTGAGCAGAGCAGGGTTTTTGAGCTGGAGGAGCTGCTGTAG
- the yfbR gene encoding 5'-deoxynucleotidase, whose protein sequence is MNYHFSAYLYRLQYIQRWSLMRSTAPENVAQHSFQVAALSHMLCSIGNVHFGRSLNADRAVVMALFHDATEVFTGDIATPVKHNNPRLLSSFRDMERVAAERLTAMMPPELGAVYAPLLLPQDSPEGSEDAGLLVYVKAADRLDAYLKCLWEVAAGNREFAAAKEQTLATLQEMKLAEIDYFLTHMAPSFELSLDELSEGTKREQ, encoded by the coding sequence TTGAATTACCATTTCTCTGCCTATTTGTACCGTCTGCAATATATTCAACGCTGGAGTCTGATGCGGAGCACGGCCCCGGAGAATGTTGCACAGCATTCTTTTCAGGTCGCTGCCCTGTCACATATGCTGTGTTCGATCGGCAACGTTCATTTCGGCCGTTCGCTTAATGCCGACCGTGCGGTCGTAATGGCGCTGTTCCACGACGCTACCGAAGTGTTCACCGGCGACATCGCCACTCCTGTGAAGCACAACAATCCGCGCCTGCTGTCCAGCTTCCGCGATATGGAGCGGGTCGCCGCTGAACGGCTCACGGCAATGATGCCGCCGGAGCTGGGCGCCGTCTACGCTCCGCTGCTTCTGCCGCAAGACAGCCCTGAAGGCTCCGAAGATGCCGGGCTGCTGGTCTATGTCAAAGCTGCGGACAGACTTGACGCCTACCTCAAATGCCTCTGGGAAGTCGCCGCAGGGAACAGGGAATTTGCCGCCGCTAAAGAGCAGACCCTGGCCACACTGCAGGAAATGAAGCTTGCGGAAATTGACTATTTCCTCACTCATATGGCCCCAAGCTTTGAGCTGTCGCTGGATGAGCTGTCTGAAGGAACGAAGCGTGAACAGTAA
- a CDS encoding methyl-accepting chemotaxis protein gives MIADYCSEVPAMHMDVACSEVLTVFRMNEDIPCIVLIDEEQRFTGLLMRDAFYRVLAGRYAAELFYARPALVFADHAPLIAELGSRPDELISRALQRDGGRFYDSVVIADAGRFAGILTVKNLMIMSGQLQAEAENERRRAVSESHSHVSDMGRSLQLAAEAAERSREECRRMEKWIGAGSGKLIDVQASYIKVDERMRAQQAQVEELLKDVADISALTREISGIAGKSGLLAMNASIEAAHAGEHGRGFQVVAGEVRSLALQTRQLSENITALLDHIGTLAGKAAELASAGVQELGGSAGDVQEAGTLFASLQTAVTTVEKAGETAYRLARQSADQAVEVKGKLQEMGGEAEE, from the coding sequence GTGATAGCCGATTATTGCTCGGAAGTTCCGGCTATGCACATGGATGTGGCCTGCAGTGAAGTGTTAACCGTATTTAGAATGAATGAGGATATCCCCTGCATAGTATTGATTGATGAGGAGCAGCGTTTTACGGGACTGCTGATGCGTGACGCATTTTACCGTGTGCTTGCCGGCCGTTATGCTGCAGAGTTATTTTACGCCAGGCCTGCGCTGGTTTTTGCAGACCATGCTCCTCTGATTGCAGAGCTTGGCAGCAGACCCGATGAACTGATCAGCAGGGCGCTGCAGCGGGATGGCGGGCGGTTTTATGACAGTGTAGTCATCGCTGATGCCGGCCGTTTTGCAGGCATTCTTACTGTAAAGAATCTGATGATCATGTCAGGACAGCTGCAGGCAGAGGCTGAAAATGAACGCCGGCGGGCAGTGTCCGAAAGCCACAGCCATGTATCGGATATGGGAAGGTCGCTGCAGCTTGCTGCTGAAGCCGCCGAAAGATCCCGGGAAGAATGCCGGAGAATGGAGAAATGGATCGGGGCAGGTTCGGGTAAACTGATTGATGTTCAGGCATCCTATATTAAGGTGGATGAACGGATGCGGGCCCAGCAGGCCCAGGTGGAAGAACTGCTGAAGGACGTAGCCGATATATCGGCGCTAACCCGTGAAATCAGCGGCATCGCCGGTAAGAGCGGGCTTCTGGCCATGAATGCCTCCATCGAGGCGGCACATGCCGGTGAGCATGGCAGGGGATTTCAGGTTGTGGCCGGCGAAGTGAGGTCTCTGGCTTTGCAGACGCGGCAGTTATCGGAGAATATTACGGCTCTCCTGGACCATATTGGCACACTCGCGGGCAAGGCGGCGGAACTGGCTTCAGCCGGAGTGCAAGAGCTTGGCGGAAGCGCCGGAGATGTGCAAGAAGCCGGAACCTTGTTCGCCAGCCTGCAGACTGCCGTGACTACTGTCGAGAAGGCTGGAGAGACGGCTTACCGTCTGGCACGCCAAAGTGCGGATCAGGCCGTTGAAGTGAAAGGCAAGCTGCAGGAAATGGGCGGAGAAGCAGAGGAATAA
- a CDS encoding response regulator transcription factor, translating to MAQRLLVIEDEPTLARLLSYNLTQEGYEVTVEDHGTAGYDRATREPFDLIVLDLMLPGMNGIDILDKLRGQGIRTPVIVLTAKNAEEDVVRGLKSGADDYITKPFGVSELLARVSAVLRRISGIAEEAQPEIAVASSTIILGQLEIYPERYEVSLGGHSINLRPKEFEVLLYLARKPGVVLTRDDLMNAVWGFDYIGGQRTVDVHVSSLRKKLELDPESVHIDSIRGVGYKLVVNKKRAPVI from the coding sequence ATGGCACAACGATTGCTTGTCATTGAAGATGAACCGACACTGGCGCGGCTGTTGTCCTATAACTTGACGCAGGAAGGCTATGAAGTAACGGTTGAAGATCATGGGACGGCAGGATATGACCGTGCGACTAGAGAACCTTTTGACCTGATCGTACTGGATCTGATGCTGCCGGGAATGAACGGAATTGATATCCTGGACAAGCTGCGAGGACAAGGCATACGCACGCCTGTTATCGTTCTGACCGCCAAAAATGCGGAAGAAGATGTCGTGCGCGGCCTGAAATCCGGGGCTGACGATTACATTACCAAACCGTTCGGCGTGTCGGAATTGCTGGCACGGGTAAGTGCCGTACTCCGCCGTATATCCGGAATTGCTGAGGAAGCCCAGCCTGAAATCGCCGTAGCCTCCTCTACCATTATTCTGGGACAGCTGGAGATTTATCCGGAGCGTTACGAGGTGTCACTGGGCGGTCACAGTATCAATCTGCGTCCCAAGGAATTTGAGGTGCTGCTCTATCTGGCACGTAAACCAGGCGTGGTTCTGACACGTGATGATCTGATGAATGCAGTATGGGGGTTTGATTATATCGGTGGACAGCGTACGGTGGATGTACATGTCAGCTCTCTGCGCAAGAAACTGGAGCTGGATCCGGAATCCGTCCACATTGATTCAATACGCGGTGTAGGCTACAAACTGGTTGTCAACAAAAAAAGAGCGCCTGTCATTTGA
- a CDS encoding fumarate hydratase, which produces MQHFEDSVYDLIVETSTNLPGDVRRAVAKGRALEDRATRSGLALTTIAQNIGMAELQVSPICQDTGMPTFIIHTPVGVNQLEMKKDIHSAIVRATKNGKLRPNSVDSLTGENSGDNLGLGTPVIHFEQWEEEGVDVRLILKGGGCENKNIQYSLPAELEGLGKAGRDLDGIRKCILHAVYQAQGQGCSAGFIGVGIGGDRTTGYELAKKQLFRKVDDVNPNGDLAKLEDYIMDNANKLGIGTMGFGGEVTLLGCKVGVMNRLPASFFVSVAYNCWAFRRQGVMIDPATGRIKEWLYESGTGVSVEDGSGQEPVAAAAKTGLLQAGVVTEDALIPAAPAIAASSQAAAGAQAAEGGSREVRLTTPISEEDIRSLRVGDVVILSGEMHTGRDALHKYLMDHDTPVDLNGAVIYHCGPVMLKDDEGWHVKAAGPTTSIREEPYQGDIIKKFGIRAVIGKGGMGPKTLKALQEHGGVYLNAIGGAAQYYAECIKKVNAVDFMEFGIPEAMWHLQVDGFAAIVTMDSHGNSLHADVEKDSAAKLAQFKEPVFK; this is translated from the coding sequence ATGCAGCATTTTGAAGACAGCGTTTATGATCTGATTGTAGAGACCTCCACGAATTTACCCGGCGATGTGCGCCGTGCAGTAGCCAAAGGACGGGCGCTGGAAGACCGGGCGACCCGCTCCGGGCTGGCTTTAACCACCATTGCGCAGAATATCGGCATGGCCGAGCTTCAAGTGTCGCCGATCTGTCAGGATACGGGGATGCCTACCTTTATCATTCATACCCCTGTAGGCGTTAACCAGCTTGAGATGAAAAAGGATATTCACAGCGCTATTGTCCGTGCCACCAAAAACGGGAAGCTGCGGCCGAATTCCGTCGATTCGCTTACCGGGGAGAACAGCGGGGATAATCTTGGCCTGGGCACGCCGGTGATTCATTTTGAACAGTGGGAAGAGGAAGGCGTGGACGTCCGGCTTATTCTGAAAGGCGGCGGCTGCGAGAACAAAAATATACAGTACAGCCTTCCGGCAGAGCTGGAAGGATTGGGCAAAGCGGGACGTGACCTGGACGGCATCCGCAAATGTATTTTGCACGCCGTATATCAGGCACAGGGCCAGGGCTGCAGCGCAGGCTTTATCGGTGTCGGCATCGGCGGGGACCGGACAACAGGTTATGAGCTGGCCAAGAAGCAGCTGTTCCGCAAGGTTGATGATGTGAACCCGAACGGGGATCTGGCCAAGCTGGAAGATTACATTATGGATAATGCGAACAAGCTGGGCATTGGAACGATGGGCTTTGGCGGCGAAGTAACGCTGCTGGGCTGTAAAGTGGGTGTAATGAACCGGCTGCCGGCCAGCTTCTTCGTCTCCGTAGCTTATAACTGCTGGGCATTCCGCCGGCAGGGAGTCATGATTGATCCCGCAACAGGCCGGATCAAGGAGTGGCTGTATGAGAGTGGTACAGGCGTGTCTGTCGAGGATGGTAGCGGACAGGAGCCGGTAGCCGCAGCAGCGAAGACCGGTTTGCTTCAAGCTGGTGTGGTGACAGAGGATGCACTAATCCCGGCAGCGCCGGCCATTGCGGCTTCTTCACAAGCTGCAGCGGGTGCGCAAGCAGCTGAAGGCGGCTCACGTGAGGTCCGTCTTACGACTCCAATCAGTGAGGAGGATATCCGCAGCCTCCGAGTAGGCGATGTCGTGATCCTCTCCGGCGAGATGCACACAGGACGCGACGCTCTTCATAAATACCTGATGGACCATGATACGCCGGTGGATTTGAACGGCGCTGTTATTTACCACTGCGGGCCTGTCATGCTGAAAGACGATGAAGGCTGGCATGTGAAGGCTGCAGGACCCACTACCAGCATCCGGGAGGAGCCTTATCAGGGGGATATCATCAAGAAGTTCGGGATCCGTGCCGTTATCGGCAAGGGCGGAATGGGGCCGAAGACGCTGAAGGCGCTGCAGGAGCATGGCGGGGTCTATCTGAACGCCATCGGGGGAGCAGCACAGTATTACGCAGAATGCATCAAGAAGGTTAATGCTGTTGATTTCATGGAGTTCGGCATTCCGGAGGCCATGTGGCATCTCCAGGTGGACGGCTTTGCAGCCATTGTTACGATGGATTCGCACGGCAACAGCCTGCATGCGGATGTGGAGAAGGATTCTGCTGCCAAGCTGGCCCAGTTCAAGGAGCCGGTATTTAAATAA
- the thiS gene encoding sulfur carrier protein ThiS, protein MNLIINGKTADIEDSCRTVADLLGRPEWEGRLILVELNGEIVGRDIYGDTQLNEGDRIELVHFVGGG, encoded by the coding sequence ATGAACCTGATCATTAACGGTAAAACGGCTGACATAGAAGACAGCTGCAGAACTGTAGCCGATCTGCTTGGCAGGCCGGAGTGGGAAGGAAGGCTGATTCTTGTGGAGCTGAACGGTGAAATTGTCGGCAGGGATATTTATGGAGATACACAGCTTAACGAAGGTGACCGTATAGAGCTTGTACATTTTGTCGGCGGGGGTTAA
- the pstB gene encoding phosphate ABC transporter ATP-binding protein PstB, which translates to MKSIIDIEKLDLYYESFHALKSVDLQIPEKQVTAFIGPSGCGKSTLLRTLNRMNDMIPGTRIEGKVNIGGKNIYSDEVEVESLRKQVGMVFQQPNPFPKSIYDNVAYGPRLHGIRAKAQLDEIVEQSLRQSALWEEVKDFLKKSALSLSGGQQQRLCIARALAVQPDILLMDEATSALDPVSTLKIEELVQELRSKYTIVMVTHNMHQAARVSGRTVFFLNGVIVEAADTEQLFSNPRDSRTEDYISGRFG; encoded by the coding sequence ATGAAATCCATCATTGACATAGAGAAACTAGATCTCTACTATGAGTCATTCCACGCACTGAAGAGCGTTGATCTGCAGATCCCTGAGAAACAGGTGACTGCCTTTATCGGTCCCTCCGGATGCGGAAAGTCCACATTACTGCGCACACTCAACCGGATGAACGACATGATCCCCGGAACCAGAATTGAAGGTAAGGTTAACATCGGCGGCAAAAATATTTACAGCGACGAGGTAGAGGTGGAGAGCCTGCGCAAGCAGGTCGGAATGGTATTCCAGCAGCCGAATCCTTTTCCAAAGTCAATTTATGACAATGTCGCTTATGGTCCCCGCCTGCACGGTATCCGTGCAAAAGCCCAGCTTGACGAGATTGTAGAGCAGAGCCTGCGCCAATCCGCGCTTTGGGAGGAAGTCAAGGACTTCCTGAAGAAATCGGCCCTAAGCCTGTCCGGAGGACAGCAGCAGCGCCTCTGTATTGCCAGAGCACTTGCTGTACAGCCGGATATCCTGCTGATGGACGAAGCGACCTCTGCGCTTGACCCTGTATCCACACTTAAGATTGAGGAACTGGTACAGGAGCTTAGAAGCAAGTACACAATTGTAATGGTTACCCATAATATGCACCAGGCTGCCCGGGTGTCCGGCCGTACCGTGTTCTTCCTGAACGGTGTGATCGTGGAGGCGGCAGATACAGAGCAGTTATTCTCGAACCCGAGAGATTCCCGTACTGAAGATTATATTTCCGGCCGTTTCGGCTAA